A genomic stretch from Effusibacillus pohliae DSM 22757 includes:
- a CDS encoding nucleotidyltransferase family protein gives MKALLLAGGLGTRLRPLTENLPKPMAPVGNRPWLEHLILHLKQQGIQEFVIAVKHYPEIIQNRLGDGRSLGVRIEYSVEESLLGTAGAIKHAEDLLSDRFLVVNADIIHQVSILPLLEYHIQHKGLVTIGLTEVEDPSHYGVVEQNAFGEILRFVEKPALHEAPSKLVNAGIYVMEKEALQWIPKNREVSIERETFPLLIEQKAGVYGKTIEGYWLDMGTKDRYRKLHWDLLDRKFALPLKEKPQGNGIWLGEHTTVGSGVLFVPPVVIGDHVHIGERSVIGPYAVIGDRCEIGKHVRCSETILWDDCKVHDAAQLKNCIFGYGLEVGASHILHEAVINRMAGVQR, from the coding sequence ATGAAAGCATTGTTGTTGGCTGGTGGTTTGGGTACCCGGTTGCGTCCGTTAACTGAAAATCTGCCAAAACCGATGGCGCCGGTCGGCAACCGCCCGTGGCTGGAACATCTCATTCTGCATTTGAAGCAGCAGGGCATCCAGGAGTTTGTGATCGCCGTCAAACATTATCCGGAAATCATCCAAAACCGCCTGGGCGACGGCCGATCCCTCGGTGTCCGGATCGAGTATTCGGTGGAAGAATCGTTGCTCGGCACCGCCGGCGCGATCAAACATGCGGAGGATCTGCTGAGTGACCGGTTCCTTGTGGTCAATGCGGACATCATTCACCAGGTGTCGATCCTGCCGCTGCTCGAATACCACATCCAGCACAAAGGGTTGGTCACGATCGGTTTGACCGAGGTGGAAGACCCTTCCCACTACGGAGTGGTGGAGCAGAACGCGTTTGGCGAGATCCTTCGTTTTGTCGAAAAACCGGCTTTGCACGAAGCGCCTTCCAAACTGGTTAACGCCGGCATCTACGTGATGGAAAAAGAAGCACTTCAGTGGATCCCGAAAAACAGGGAGGTGTCGATCGAGCGGGAGACGTTCCCCTTGCTGATCGAACAGAAGGCTGGCGTGTATGGGAAAACGATCGAGGGGTACTGGCTGGACATGGGCACGAAAGACCGGTACCGCAAGCTGCATTGGGATTTGCTGGACCGCAAGTTCGCGCTGCCTCTGAAAGAGAAACCGCAAGGCAACGGAATCTGGCTGGGCGAGCACACAACGGTCGGGTCCGGCGTGCTGTTCGTTCCACCTGTTGTCATTGGCGACCATGTACATATCGGGGAACGCAGCGTGATCGGCCCGTACGCGGTGATCGGGGATCGGTGTGAAATCGGCAAGCATGTGCGCTGTTCGGAAACCATCCTGTGGGACGACTGCAAAGTGCATGACGCCGCCCAGTTAAAAAATTGCATCTTCGGCTACGGCTTGGAGGTGGGAGCCAGCCACATTTTGCACGAGGCGGTGATCAATCGGATGGCGGGGGTGCAGCGATAA
- a CDS encoding glycosyltransferase family 4 protein: protein MMQVAYVSTYVPKKCGLATYTHHLRQNVKDARWWKGMDPVIVLSDGNDQTDPGNPALWPLPKEQRDAYAKMADKINQSDVSLVSLQHEFGIFGGEAGAYILDFVRQLKKPLITTFHTVFENPAEPYRSIQQAIAERSDRIIVMNRKAVAYLSNAFSIPAEKIAFIPHGTPVPNPQARAEFRNRLRWADRKVMMTFGLLSRGKGIERIIEILPDVVRAVPNVLYAIVGQTHPEVKKREGESYRQQLQKLIREKRLENHVLMIDRYISEEELVAYITACDLYITPYPGMQQITSGTLAYAVGLGRPVLTTPYSYAQDLLGDYKQLLIPFDARSQWVEMMSELLSHDSVLQQWEKRMARIGKSMHWPLVGKKHALLFARTVEMAQEKWQAAGGKQVASVTG, encoded by the coding sequence ATAATGCAAGTGGCATATGTCAGCACGTACGTTCCGAAAAAATGCGGTTTGGCAACTTACACACACCATTTGCGGCAAAACGTGAAAGACGCGAGATGGTGGAAAGGGATGGATCCCGTAATTGTCCTCAGCGACGGCAACGATCAGACGGATCCCGGCAATCCGGCCCTCTGGCCGCTGCCGAAAGAGCAGCGTGACGCGTATGCAAAAATGGCCGACAAAATCAACCAAAGCGATGTGTCCCTGGTTTCTTTGCAGCATGAGTTCGGCATTTTTGGCGGGGAAGCGGGCGCTTACATTCTGGATTTTGTACGGCAACTGAAAAAGCCTTTGATCACCACTTTTCACACCGTATTCGAAAATCCGGCCGAACCCTACCGTTCCATCCAGCAAGCGATTGCGGAACGAAGTGACCGGATCATCGTCATGAACCGCAAAGCGGTCGCGTATCTGAGCAACGCCTTTTCGATTCCGGCAGAAAAAATCGCCTTTATCCCGCACGGAACGCCCGTTCCCAATCCGCAGGCGCGGGCTGAATTCCGCAATCGCCTGCGATGGGCGGATCGCAAGGTGATGATGACGTTCGGCCTGCTCAGCCGGGGCAAAGGGATCGAACGGATCATTGAAATTTTGCCGGATGTGGTGCGGGCCGTTCCGAACGTTCTCTACGCGATCGTCGGCCAGACCCATCCGGAAGTGAAAAAGCGGGAAGGCGAGTCCTACCGGCAACAGTTGCAGAAGTTGATCCGCGAAAAACGATTGGAAAACCACGTGCTGATGATCGACCGCTATATCAGCGAGGAGGAGTTGGTTGCGTACATCACCGCATGCGACCTGTATATCACGCCGTATCCGGGCATGCAGCAGATCACAAGCGGCACGCTCGCCTACGCCGTCGGACTGGGGCGGCCTGTGTTAACCACTCCTTACAGCTATGCACAGGATTTACTGGGGGACTACAAGCAGTTGCTAATTCCGTTTGACGCCCGTTCGCAATGGGTGGAGATGATGAGCGAGCTGTTGTCCCATGATAGCGTCCTGCAGCAATGGGAAAAGCGGATGGCGCGTATCGGCAAGTCGATGCACTGGCCGCTGGTCGGCAAGAAGCATGCCCTGCTGTTTGCCCGGACGGTCGAAATGGCGCAGGAAAAATGGCAGGCGGCGGGAGGGAAGCAGGTTGCATCGGTCACCGGTTAG
- a CDS encoding AGE family epimerase/isomerase, giving the protein MHRSPVSFRHLERMTDGTGLLEHCLGKIPRRKEGYTTDDNARALWACAEWLQLVGAASDQAPLRDKLLQLIDRYLAFLLWVQRADGSFQNNIAFDRTPEPEQPSDDCLGRALWACAVASVRLQNTGRQQAAQHMFRKAVERTDSMKFPRGWAYALSAFSLVLQHAQDFPPTPANSFTQFVCSALPAYVDRLEEKLVSLYRQNADREWRWFEPAITYGNGVMPWALFMAYPVTQRRQTLDIARESLDFLIEKMTDPQGVIRPVGNQGWCTREHRSDWDQQPLDVMKLALAAGQAYIVLERPEYLEIVKRCRAWFYGANDLNIPLADAEDGSCCDGLRAEGVNDNQGAESTLSYLLTEAIYTSLVQTSTDVHLAI; this is encoded by the coding sequence TTGCATCGGTCACCGGTTAGTTTTCGCCACTTGGAACGAATGACGGACGGAACCGGCCTGTTGGAACATTGCCTGGGGAAAATCCCCCGCCGCAAAGAAGGCTATACCACGGACGACAACGCACGGGCGCTGTGGGCATGCGCGGAATGGCTGCAGCTCGTCGGGGCGGCGAGCGACCAAGCGCCACTGCGGGACAAGCTGCTGCAGCTGATCGACCGCTATCTTGCCTTTCTGCTGTGGGTGCAGCGGGCAGACGGCTCTTTTCAGAACAATATCGCATTCGACCGGACTCCGGAACCGGAGCAACCATCCGACGACTGTCTCGGAAGGGCGCTGTGGGCGTGTGCGGTGGCGTCCGTCCGATTGCAAAACACCGGCCGACAGCAGGCGGCCCAGCACATGTTCCGGAAAGCGGTCGAACGTACGGACAGCATGAAGTTCCCCAGAGGCTGGGCGTATGCCTTGTCTGCCTTCAGTTTGGTTCTGCAGCACGCGCAGGATTTTCCGCCAACGCCGGCGAATTCGTTCACCCAGTTTGTGTGCTCTGCTTTACCTGCTTATGTAGACCGGTTGGAAGAAAAATTGGTCTCGCTCTACCGGCAGAACGCCGACCGGGAGTGGCGCTGGTTCGAACCGGCGATCACCTATGGAAACGGCGTGATGCCATGGGCGCTGTTTATGGCCTATCCCGTTACGCAGCGTCGGCAGACGCTGGACATCGCGCGGGAAAGCCTCGATTTTCTGATTGAAAAAATGACCGATCCGCAAGGAGTGATCCGCCCCGTCGGCAACCAGGGATGGTGCACCCGCGAACACAGGAGCGACTGGGACCAGCAGCCGCTGGATGTGATGAAATTGGCGTTGGCGGCCGGGCAAGCGTACATCGTGCTGGAGCGTCCGGAGTATCTGGAGATTGTCAAACGGTGCCGGGCCTGGTTTTACGGTGCCAACGATTTGAACATACCTTTGGCTGATGCGGAGGATGGAAGCTGTTGTGACGGTCTGCGGGCGGAAGGAGTGAACGACAACCAGGGAGCCGAATCGACTCTATCCTACTTGCTGACGGAAGCCATTTACACAAGTCTTGTGCAAACATCCACAGATGTCCATCTTGCGATTTGA
- a CDS encoding phosphomannomutase/phosphoglucomutase: MSVMTGSEIRIPSHVFREYDIRGKAGKEIDQNFAYLLGKAFGETIKAEGFHKAVVGRDNRKSSPLLRRALVEGLTHALCQVTDIGEVTTPMFYYSLEHLNIPCGIMITASHNPGDENGFKIAMHKTTIYGDAIQELKRVMQRMLELEGVPETFCAQPNLLQQVDIETPYLEMLRRKIVLGPRKLKVVVDCGNGTPSPFAPKALAAWGCEVVPLYCESDPSFPNHHPDPVEPKNLRDLISTVKAEQADLGIAFDGDGDRLGVVDEQGRILWGDQLMILFWREILPKYPGCEALVEVKCSQALVEEIERLGGKPFFHRTGHSHIKATLKRLQTPFTGEMSGHLFFNDEYFGFDDALYAAGRLLRILSHTDRPLSGLFAGVPNYPATPETRVACEESKKLAVLQKVKEHFADRFEVIDVDGVRVLFPNGWGLVRASNTQPVLVLRAEADSEDGLNGIKAEIEQALRLAAPELKVGW, encoded by the coding sequence ATGTCTGTTATGACCGGCAGTGAAATCAGGATTCCTTCTCATGTCTTCCGGGAGTACGATATAAGAGGCAAGGCGGGCAAGGAGATCGACCAAAATTTTGCCTATCTGCTCGGCAAAGCTTTCGGCGAAACGATCAAGGCGGAAGGGTTTCACAAAGCGGTGGTGGGGCGGGACAACCGGAAATCGTCGCCGCTTTTGCGCCGGGCATTGGTGGAGGGGCTCACCCATGCTTTGTGCCAAGTGACCGATATCGGGGAAGTCACCACACCGATGTTTTATTACAGCCTGGAACACCTGAACATCCCGTGCGGGATCATGATTACCGCCAGCCACAACCCAGGCGACGAGAACGGGTTTAAAATCGCGATGCACAAAACTACCATCTACGGTGATGCGATCCAGGAACTGAAACGGGTCATGCAGCGGATGCTCGAACTGGAAGGTGTCCCGGAGACGTTTTGTGCCCAGCCGAATCTGCTGCAGCAAGTGGATATTGAAACACCCTATCTGGAAATGCTCCGGCGAAAAATCGTGCTGGGGCCAAGAAAATTGAAAGTGGTGGTCGATTGCGGCAATGGAACGCCGTCGCCGTTCGCCCCGAAAGCGCTGGCCGCCTGGGGATGTGAGGTGGTTCCGCTCTACTGCGAGTCGGACCCCAGCTTTCCGAACCACCATCCCGATCCGGTCGAACCGAAAAATCTGCGGGATTTGATTTCGACTGTAAAAGCGGAACAGGCCGATTTGGGAATCGCGTTTGACGGAGACGGAGACCGGTTGGGCGTGGTGGACGAACAGGGACGGATTCTCTGGGGCGACCAGCTGATGATCCTGTTCTGGCGGGAGATTCTGCCGAAATATCCCGGCTGTGAAGCGCTGGTGGAAGTCAAGTGTTCGCAGGCACTGGTGGAAGAGATCGAACGATTGGGCGGCAAACCGTTTTTCCACCGGACTGGCCACTCGCACATCAAGGCGACGCTGAAGCGGTTGCAAACGCCGTTTACCGGCGAGATGTCGGGACACCTGTTTTTCAATGACGAATATTTCGGGTTTGACGATGCGCTGTACGCGGCGGGCCGATTGCTGCGCATTCTGTCCCATACCGATCGGCCGCTGTCCGGCCTGTTTGCCGGCGTTCCGAACTACCCCGCCACCCCGGAAACCCGGGTTGCCTGCGAAGAAAGCAAAAAGCTAGCGGTTTTGCAAAAGGTGAAGGAGCATTTTGCGGACCGGTTCGAAGTGATCGATGTGGATGGAGTGCGGGTTCTGTTCCCGAACGGCTGGGGCCTGGTGCGCGCCTCCAATACGCAGCCCGTTCTGGTGTTGCGGGCGGAAGCCGATTCGGAAGACGGCTTGAACGGCATTAAGGCGGAAATCGAGCAAGCGCTGCGATTGGCCGCCCCCGAGCTGAAGGTCGGTTGGTAA
- the manA gene encoding mannose-6-phosphate isomerase, class I produces the protein MNPYPIKCTPSYHGRIWGGTRLNTFFGYPIPSERTGEAWGISDHPHGKSTIANGYYQGRTIGELLEQHPDWFASRKLNRFPLLVKLLDANDDLSVQVHPDDAFAAVYENGELGKTECWYIVHAEPGAQIVYGHTARTREELAEMIAAGRWDDLLIRVPVRTGDFFYIPHGTIHALGKGIVVLETQQNSDTTYRAYDYDRVDTSGCKRELHIEKVLQVTKVPFERPVIAPRRIDRGALLVTQYLAGPYFTVEKWTLQGTCEAQSRQHSFTLLSILAGVGRLRWADGELPLRKGDHLLIPRTLGGYTLSGEWEGIASCLPEA, from the coding sequence ATGAATCCATATCCGATCAAGTGTACGCCTTCCTATCACGGGCGAATCTGGGGAGGCACGCGGCTGAACACTTTTTTTGGCTATCCGATTCCCAGCGAGCGAACGGGAGAAGCCTGGGGCATCTCCGACCATCCGCACGGCAAAAGCACGATTGCCAATGGGTACTATCAAGGCAGGACGATCGGCGAGCTGCTTGAGCAGCATCCGGACTGGTTTGCCAGCCGCAAGCTGAACCGGTTTCCGCTGCTGGTCAAACTGCTCGACGCGAACGACGATCTGTCAGTGCAGGTCCATCCGGATGACGCGTTTGCGGCCGTTTATGAGAACGGAGAACTGGGCAAGACCGAATGTTGGTATATTGTGCATGCGGAACCGGGAGCGCAAATTGTGTACGGTCACACGGCCCGGACGCGGGAAGAACTGGCGGAGATGATCGCGGCAGGCAGATGGGACGATCTGTTGATTCGGGTGCCTGTCCGCACGGGCGATTTTTTCTATATCCCGCACGGCACCATTCATGCGCTTGGAAAAGGGATCGTCGTTTTGGAAACGCAGCAGAACTCCGATACAACGTATCGCGCCTATGATTACGATCGCGTCGATACGTCAGGCTGCAAGCGGGAATTACATATTGAGAAGGTCTTGCAAGTGACAAAAGTACCGTTTGAAAGACCGGTGATCGCACCCCGACGCATCGATCGCGGCGCTTTGCTGGTCACACAGTATCTGGCGGGACCCTATTTTACGGTGGAAAAATGGACCTTGCAGGGCACCTGTGAAGCGCAGTCCCGGCAGCACAGTTTTACACTGCTGTCGATCCTGGCAGGAGTTGGCCGATTGCGCTGGGCGGACGGAGAACTCCCGCTGCGAAAAGGGGATCATCTGCTGATTCCGCGAACGCTCGGCGGGTACACATTGTCGGGGGAATGGGAAGGGATCGCGTCCTGTCTGCCCGAAGCGTAA
- a CDS encoding LacI family DNA-binding transcriptional regulator, which yields MRKRVTMQDIADALNLSKNSVSQALSGQPGVSEDTRRKVMETANRLGYRYNPGGRNRAAGRSRNIGLIASEFVFSEHIFFGAINLSIEKEVKARGYSLLIHAVDKQSEERQEFAPFVQENKVDGLLILSHLHPDYIQQIIQLGVPTVLIDHHHPSIKADCILTNNRFGAYEAVRHLVELGHREIGFIGNIKTSPSYQERLEGYRLAMADYGLLIREDFLFLDSVDTEEAIARFIESKPVGPSAWFCVNDTLGFLLNSCLTKLGKRVPQDVSICGFDNHLLSELASPPLTTIHIDKEYFGKRAVDRLFWRMDHRDAPVEEILLPVSLLARGSTAKPQSTRS from the coding sequence ATGCGCAAACGAGTTACCATGCAAGATATTGCAGATGCGTTAAATCTATCTAAGAATTCTGTCTCGCAGGCGCTGTCCGGCCAGCCCGGCGTCAGTGAAGACACCCGGCGAAAAGTGATGGAGACTGCCAATCGGCTTGGCTACCGATACAATCCTGGAGGCAGAAACAGAGCGGCGGGGCGCAGCCGGAATATCGGGCTGATCGCTTCCGAGTTCGTGTTTTCGGAACATATTTTTTTCGGAGCGATTAACCTGAGCATTGAAAAAGAGGTGAAAGCCCGCGGCTACAGCCTGCTGATTCATGCAGTCGACAAGCAGAGCGAGGAACGGCAGGAGTTTGCTCCGTTTGTCCAGGAGAACAAAGTCGATGGGTTGCTGATTCTGTCACACCTCCACCCCGACTATATCCAACAGATCATCCAGTTGGGAGTGCCGACCGTCCTGATCGACCACCATCACCCGTCGATTAAAGCCGATTGCATTTTGACGAACAACCGGTTTGGCGCTTATGAAGCGGTCAGACACCTGGTTGAACTGGGCCACCGGGAAATCGGATTTATCGGCAATATCAAAACATCGCCCAGCTACCAGGAACGGTTGGAGGGATATCGCCTGGCGATGGCAGATTACGGGTTGTTGATCCGTGAGGATTTTCTGTTCCTCGATTCGGTTGATACGGAAGAAGCGATCGCCCGCTTTATCGAATCCAAACCGGTTGGTCCCAGCGCCTGGTTTTGCGTCAACGATACGCTCGGTTTTCTGTTGAATTCCTGCTTGACCAAATTGGGGAAGCGGGTGCCGCAGGATGTGTCGATTTGCGGCTTCGACAATCACCTTTTGTCCGAACTGGCCAGCCCGCCGCTGACGACGATCCATATCGACAAGGAATATTTCGGGAAGCGGGCGGTGGACCGGCTGTTCTGGCGAATGGACCACAGGGACGCGCCGGTCGAGGAGATTTTGCTGCCTGTTTCCTTGCTTGCAAGAGGCTCCACCGCAAAACCGCAATCCACCCGCTCGTAG
- a CDS encoding glycoside hydrolase family 130 protein, giving the protein MLLSKEDPAKVLKRTEQPFFAPSTQDEVQGQVDNVMFVEGLVEYKGAYSLYYGMADSRIGVTIFRP; this is encoded by the coding sequence GTGCTGCTTTCCAAAGAAGATCCGGCGAAAGTGCTGAAGCGTACGGAGCAGCCGTTTTTTGCGCCGAGCACGCAGGACGAGGTGCAGGGGCAGGTCGACAACGTCATGTTTGTGGAAGGGCTTGTGGAATATAAAGGAGCCTATTCTCTTTATTACGGCATGGCGGATTCCAGGATCGGAGTGACGATCTTTCGTCCCTGA
- a CDS encoding BtaManbiosPhlase — translation MNVYRYEENPLLKPADVKPHREDFEVIGVFNAGVAKYQDEIILLLRVAERPASSDPAIVKATQLDRPARQLRILEFRRDDPKFDYSDPRVIQEAGSRRFQALTSISYLRIARSKDGRRFTVDDQPFLFPETEYETLGIEDPRITQVGDTYYIVFTSVSTVGVAVGMASTRDFRHVQRHGLIFAPENKDVLLFPEKINGKYYALHRPVPKGLGAPEIWIAESDNLLYWGNHRFLLGLRENRWETVRLGAGAVPIKTEKGWLELYHAADQNNRYCMGAVLLDLERPWQVIARSEQPILEPEADYERAGFFGNVVFSCGALVEGDTIKMYYGVSDDSIACAELSLREILEALTFF, via the coding sequence ATGAACGTATACAGGTATGAAGAAAATCCGCTGTTAAAGCCGGCCGATGTGAAGCCGCACCGCGAGGATTTTGAAGTGATCGGGGTGTTCAACGCGGGGGTGGCCAAATACCAGGATGAAATCATCCTGCTGCTGCGGGTGGCGGAACGCCCCGCCAGCAGCGATCCGGCGATCGTCAAGGCGACGCAGCTGGATCGACCCGCCCGGCAGCTCAGAATCCTGGAATTCCGGCGGGACGACCCGAAATTCGATTACTCCGACCCGCGCGTGATCCAGGAGGCGGGCAGCCGCCGGTTCCAGGCCCTGACGTCGATTTCCTATTTGCGGATCGCGAGAAGCAAGGACGGACGCCGGTTCACGGTCGATGACCAGCCGTTTTTGTTCCCTGAAACGGAATATGAAACGCTTGGCATTGAGGATCCGCGGATCACCCAGGTCGGGGATACGTATTACATCGTGTTCACATCCGTGTCCACGGTGGGAGTTGCCGTCGGCATGGCTTCCACCAGAGATTTCCGGCATGTGCAGCGGCACGGGCTGATTTTTGCTCCGGAAAACAAGGATGTGCTGCTGTTCCCGGAAAAAATCAACGGCAAGTACTATGCCCTGCACCGTCCGGTGCCGAAAGGACTGGGCGCGCCGGAAATCTGGATTGCGGAGTCCGACAACCTGCTGTATTGGGGAAACCATCGCTTTTTGCTGGGGCTGCGCGAAAACCGGTGGGAAACGGTCCGGCTCGGCGCCGGCGCCGTGCCGATCAAGACGGAAAAAGGGTGGTTGGAGCTGTACCATGCGGCCGACCAAAACAACCGCTACTGCATGGGGGCGGTGCTGCTCGATCTGGAGCGGCCCTGGCAGGTCATCGCCCGGTCGGAACAGCCGATCCTGGAACCGGAAGCGGACTATGAACGGGCCGGATTTTTTGGCAATGTCGTCTTCTCCTGCGGCGCCTTGGTGGAGGGCGACACCATCAAGATGTATTACGGTGTGTCGGACGACTCGATCGCCTGCGCCGAGTTGAGTTTGCGGGAAATTCTGGAGGCTCTCACGTTTTTCTGA
- a CDS encoding GntR family transcriptional regulator has protein sequence MNSPKTTQNKKQYAYEVIRARILDGTYGPGYRIVIDQVARELGLSAIPIREAIRQLEADGLIQFKPYSGAQVSPINEVEYLETLSVLAVLEGYATALSSLRFPKEKLPDLVAINEEMERSLDEFDFYRFGQLNRAFHTEIYRQCDNAYLVENIMQTCRRIDALRRSGQLFVPERARQSVREHETIIHMLRDRASFSQIEQFVREHKLNTVRAFMNRKAQQGNREVQ, from the coding sequence ATGAATAGTCCGAAAACAACCCAGAACAAAAAACAGTATGCCTATGAAGTGATTCGCGCCCGGATTCTTGACGGCACATACGGTCCCGGATATCGGATCGTCATCGACCAGGTGGCCAGGGAACTCGGGTTGAGCGCCATTCCGATCCGGGAGGCGATACGCCAACTGGAAGCGGACGGCCTGATCCAGTTCAAGCCTTACAGCGGGGCGCAGGTCAGTCCGATCAATGAGGTCGAGTATCTGGAAACCCTGTCTGTACTGGCCGTGTTGGAAGGGTATGCGACGGCCCTCAGTTCCCTCCGGTTTCCGAAAGAGAAGCTGCCGGATCTGGTAGCCATCAATGAGGAGATGGAACGATCGCTGGATGAATTCGATTTTTACAGATTCGGGCAATTGAACCGCGCCTTTCACACGGAGATTTACCGACAATGCGACAACGCCTATCTGGTGGAAAATATCATGCAAACCTGCCGACGAATCGATGCGTTGCGGCGGTCCGGCCAGCTGTTTGTGCCGGAAAGAGCCCGTCAATCGGTGCGCGAACACGAGACGATCATCCACATGCTGCGGGATCGCGCCTCATTTTCCCAGATTGAACAGTTTGTCCGGGAACACAAGCTGAACACGGTGCGTGCATTTATGAACCGGAAAGCGCAGCAGGGGAACCGGGAAGTCCAGTAA
- the hpaI gene encoding 2,4-dihydroxyhept-2-ene-1,7-dioic acid aldolase — protein sequence MYQEIKQRLRGSIAPVVTPFDKDGNVDETAFVNLINWHIESGSHGISVTGTTGEPSSLSLAERERVMELACKTVAGRVPFVPGTGSTNHQETLHLTKLAQEMGADAAMVIVPYYNRPSQHALYKHFRTIADAVDIPIIVYNIPGRTAVNLEVKTLARLAEDCRNIIGVKESNKDFEHVNRVLLHCGRDFLLFSGIELLCYPMLAIGGAGYISATANVMPKEVADLYNCWAAGDVKSAQDLHYQLMPLNDVLFMDTNPAPLKAALGMMGKIHPALRLPMDLPTEELQAKIRSVLESYGLLSRAAGSHAG from the coding sequence ATGTATCAGGAAATCAAGCAGCGGTTGCGCGGCTCGATTGCGCCGGTGGTCACACCGTTTGACAAAGACGGCAATGTGGATGAAACCGCTTTCGTCAATCTGATCAACTGGCATATCGAATCGGGGAGCCACGGGATTTCAGTGACAGGAACCACGGGCGAGCCGAGTTCTCTCAGTTTGGCCGAGCGCGAGCGGGTGATGGAACTGGCCTGCAAAACGGTGGCTGGCCGCGTGCCGTTCGTCCCGGGAACCGGGTCCACCAACCATCAGGAAACGCTGCACCTGACCAAGCTGGCGCAGGAGATGGGCGCCGATGCTGCGATGGTGATCGTTCCCTACTACAACCGCCCTTCCCAACACGCTTTGTACAAACATTTCCGCACGATTGCCGACGCTGTGGACATCCCGATTATCGTTTACAACATTCCCGGCCGGACAGCCGTCAATCTGGAGGTCAAGACATTGGCCCGGCTGGCCGAAGATTGCAGGAATATCATCGGCGTCAAGGAGTCGAACAAAGATTTTGAGCATGTCAACCGGGTACTTCTCCACTGCGGCAGAGATTTCCTCCTGTTTTCCGGCATCGAACTGCTTTGCTACCCGATGCTCGCGATCGGCGGGGCCGGTTATATCAGCGCGACGGCCAATGTGATGCCGAAGGAAGTGGCTGATCTCTACAACTGCTGGGCGGCCGGAGACGTCAAAAGCGCGCAGGATCTTCACTACCAGCTGATGCCGCTGAATGACGTCCTGTTTATGGATACCAACCCGGCTCCCTTGAAAGCGGCACTCGGCATGATGGGCAAGATTCACCCGGCTTTGCGGCTGCCGATGGATCTGCCGACGGAGGAATTGCAAGCGAAAATCCGCAGTGTGCTGGAAAGTTACGGGTTGCTCAGCCGGGCGGCGGGGAGCCATGCAGGATGA
- a CDS encoding fumarylacetoacetate hydrolase family protein, which produces MKQARFIAQGRIHTGVVNGTTVTDEGGREYPLDAIRVWLPPLIPNKVIGLALNYSDHAEELGLEKPKEPVLFIKPNSSLIGHQAPVVYPDGATYMHYENELAVVIGRAGRNIKHTHAYDYVSGYTIANDVTVRDYVNNFYRPPVRAKGHDSFGPLGPFLVDKEDVPNVENLELRTYVNGELRQRGNTRDLMYTIPDLIEFISSFMTLEPGDVILTGTPKGISHVYPGDVMRLEIDRLGVLENPVIDGRNGSEGV; this is translated from the coding sequence ATGAAACAGGCCCGGTTTATTGCCCAAGGACGGATTCATACCGGAGTTGTCAATGGAACCACGGTGACGGATGAAGGGGGGCGGGAGTACCCTCTGGACGCGATCCGGGTCTGGCTGCCCCCGCTGATCCCGAACAAGGTGATCGGTCTGGCGTTGAACTACTCGGATCATGCCGAGGAACTCGGCCTGGAGAAACCGAAAGAACCGGTGCTGTTCATCAAGCCGAACAGTTCGCTGATCGGCCATCAGGCGCCGGTGGTCTACCCCGACGGAGCGACCTACATGCATTATGAAAATGAGCTGGCGGTGGTGATCGGCCGGGCCGGGCGGAACATCAAGCATACGCATGCCTACGATTATGTAAGCGGTTACACGATCGCCAACGACGTGACGGTTCGCGATTATGTCAACAATTTCTACCGGCCGCCCGTTCGTGCCAAGGGGCACGATTCGTTCGGGCCGCTCGGACCGTTTCTGGTGGATAAAGAAGATGTGCCGAATGTGGAAAATCTGGAACTGCGGACGTACGTGAACGGGGAACTGCGGCAGAGGGGCAATACGCGGGATTTGATGTACACGATCCCCGATCTGATCGAATTCATCAGTTCCTTCATGACGCTGGAGCCCGGTGATGTGATCCTGACCGGAACGCCGAAGGGAATTTCCCATGTGTATCCCGGGGACGTGATGCGGCTGGAAATCGATCGGCTGGGTGTGTTGGAAAATCCGGTGATCGACGGAAGAAACGGAAGCGAGGGGGTTTGA